The Thermococcus sp. genome contains a region encoding:
- a CDS encoding SDR family oxidoreductase, with amino-acid sequence MGVVVTASSRGIGFNVARELLRRNARVVISSRSEENLKKALDELLSYGEVYGVKANLHSQRDLENLVKESWELLGEIDALVWNAGNVRCEPCLLHETSYTDWIEASALHTVAPGYLTTLLVRAWLERNMRGTLIYLNSVSIKEPMPPLVLADVTRAGLVQLAKSVSRTYGEDGVRAYSILLGSFDTPGARENLKAVAESRGEPFEETWEREVLNRTPLHRTGKWRELGSLVAFLLSKEAEYMLGSTVVIDGAMTRGVFI; translated from the coding sequence ATGGGCGTAGTTGTTACGGCCTCATCCCGGGGCATAGGCTTCAACGTTGCAAGGGAACTGCTGAGGAGAAACGCAAGGGTTGTGATAAGCTCCAGGAGTGAGGAAAACCTAAAGAAGGCGCTGGATGAGCTTTTGAGCTACGGTGAAGTGTACGGGGTTAAGGCGAACCTCCACAGCCAGCGAGACCTCGAGAATCTTGTAAAAGAAAGCTGGGAACTTCTTGGAGAAATTGATGCCCTCGTCTGGAACGCTGGAAACGTCCGCTGTGAGCCGTGCCTCCTCCACGAGACGAGCTATACAGACTGGATCGAAGCTTCCGCTCTCCACACAGTCGCTCCGGGCTATCTAACAACCCTTTTGGTCCGGGCTTGGCTTGAAAGGAATATGAGGGGAACACTGATTTACCTCAACTCCGTCTCAATAAAGGAACCCATGCCCCCCCTTGTTCTGGCCGATGTTACGAGGGCTGGACTCGTTCAGCTGGCGAAGAGCGTTTCCAGGACCTACGGGGAGGATGGAGTAAGGGCATACAGCATCCTGCTCGGCAGCTTCGACACGCCCGGTGCGAGGGAGAACCTTAAAGCCGTCGCCGAGTCGAGGGGAGAACCCTTTGAGGAGACCTGGGAACGGGAGGTTTTGAACAGAACGCCCCTCCACAGGACTGGAAAATGGAGAGAACTCGGTTCGCTGGTGGCTTTTCTCCTCAGCAAAGAAGCCGAGTACATGCTCGGCTCGACCGTTGTCATAGACGGCGCGATGACCAGAGGCGTCTTCATCTGA
- a CDS encoding zinc metalloprotease HtpX gives MGLAMWLRTGLLMAILTGLLMGIGYIFGGPNLALIMFVFSMFFNFITYWYSDRIVLGWYRARVVDEYEAPELYSIVRGLAERAGLPTPRVAIIPTETPNAFATGRDPEHAVVAVTQGLLKILDRDELEGVLGHELTHVKNRDMLIGTLAAAMAGAIIQLAYWARWIAIFGGFGGDRDDGENVLAAILVAVLAPIAAMLIQAAISRSREFLADEGGARISGKPQALASALMKIDTAVRYRPLKNGNPATAHMFIINPFRGLGLATLFSTHPPTEARIERLRKIAEEMGIYF, from the coding sequence ATGGGGCTTGCGATGTGGCTCAGAACTGGTCTGCTGATGGCAATCCTCACGGGGTTGTTGATGGGGATAGGTTACATCTTCGGCGGGCCAAATCTGGCGTTGATAATGTTCGTCTTCTCGATGTTCTTCAACTTCATAACGTACTGGTACAGCGACAGAATAGTCCTGGGCTGGTACAGGGCGAGGGTCGTTGACGAGTACGAGGCACCTGAGCTCTACTCCATCGTAAGAGGTCTAGCCGAGAGGGCCGGTCTTCCAACGCCGAGGGTTGCGATAATCCCAACCGAAACACCCAACGCCTTTGCAACGGGTAGGGACCCGGAGCATGCTGTGGTGGCCGTTACGCAGGGGCTCCTTAAGATACTTGACCGCGATGAGCTGGAGGGGGTGCTCGGTCACGAACTCACACACGTAAAGAACAGGGATATGCTTATAGGAACCCTAGCCGCCGCCATGGCCGGTGCTATAATCCAGCTCGCTTACTGGGCGCGATGGATAGCCATATTTGGTGGTTTTGGAGGTGACAGGGACGACGGTGAAAATGTACTCGCTGCTATCCTGGTGGCGGTTCTGGCCCCTATCGCTGCCATGCTCATCCAAGCGGCCATAAGTCGCTCAAGGGAGTTCCTCGCGGATGAGGGGGGCGCGAGAATAAGCGGAAAACCCCAGGCACTCGCGAGCGCGCTGATGAAGATAGATACTGCTGTCCGCTATCGGCCTTTGAAGAACGGAAACCCGGCAACGGCTCACATGTTCATCATCAATCCCTTCAGGGGGCTTGGACTGGCAACCCTCTTCTCCACACATCCCCCCACTGAAGCTAGGATAGAAAGGCTCAGGAAAATAGCGGAGGAGATGGGCATATACTTCTGA
- the thsB gene encoding thermosome subunit beta — MAQLSGQPVVILPEGTQRYVGRDAQRLNILAARIIAETVRTTLGPKGMDKMLVDSLGDVVVTNDGATILDRIDLQHPAAKMMVEVAKTQDKEAGDGTTTAVVIAGELLRKAEELLDQNIHPSIIVKGYTMAAEKAQEILDEIAVKVDPTDEETLTKIAATSITGKNAETHKGIFAKLAVEAVRQVAEKTGDGYKVDLDNVKIEKKAGESAEESELVRGIIIDKERVHPRMPSRVENAKIALINEALEVKKTETDAKINITAPDQLYSFIEQEEKMLREMVEKIKEVGANVVFVQKGIDDLAQHYLAKAGILAVRRVKKSDMEKLAKATGAKIVTNIRDLTPEDLGEAELVEERKVAGENMIFVEGCKNPKAVTILIRGGTEHVVDEVERALEDALKVVKDVMEDGAVLPAGGAPEIELAIRLDEYAKEVGGKEALAIENFAEALKIIPRTLAENAGLDTVDVLVKVISEHKNKGRGIGIDVFAGEPADMMERGVIAPVRVTKQAIKSASEAAIMILRIDDVIAAKASKSEGGQGGEMPAGMGGMGGMPGMGM; from the coding sequence ATGGCACAGCTTAGTGGACAGCCTGTTGTTATTCTGCCGGAAGGGACCCAGAGATACGTCGGAAGGGACGCCCAGAGGTTAAACATCTTAGCTGCAAGGATTATAGCCGAGACGGTTAGAACAACGCTCGGCCCGAAGGGAATGGATAAAATGCTCGTCGACAGCCTCGGTGATGTCGTTGTCACAAATGATGGAGCCACGATTCTTGACAGAATCGACCTCCAGCATCCAGCTGCTAAGATGATGGTTGAGGTTGCTAAGACTCAGGATAAGGAGGCTGGTGATGGTACTACTACTGCCGTCGTTATTGCCGGTGAACTCCTCAGGAAGGCTGAGGAGCTCTTAGACCAGAACATTCACCCAAGCATCATAGTTAAAGGCTACACCATGGCCGCCGAAAAAGCCCAAGAAATACTCGACGAGATCGCCGTGAAAGTGGACCCAACAGATGAGGAGACCCTCACGAAGATCGCCGCCACCTCGATAACCGGTAAGAACGCAGAGACCCACAAAGGGATATTCGCAAAGCTCGCAGTCGAGGCCGTCAGGCAGGTCGCCGAGAAGACGGGAGATGGCTACAAGGTTGACCTCGACAACGTTAAAATCGAGAAGAAGGCAGGGGAGAGTGCTGAGGAGAGTGAGCTTGTTCGTGGTATAATCATCGACAAGGAGCGCGTCCACCCGAGGATGCCCAGTAGAGTTGAGAACGCCAAGATCGCCCTCATCAACGAGGCCCTCGAGGTTAAGAAGACCGAAACGGACGCGAAGATCAACATAACAGCCCCGGACCAGCTCTACTCCTTTATAGAACAGGAGGAGAAGATGCTCCGCGAGATGGTCGAGAAGATCAAGGAGGTCGGCGCCAACGTCGTCTTCGTTCAGAAGGGTATTGATGATCTTGCCCAGCACTACCTCGCTAAGGCTGGGATCCTGGCCGTTAGGCGCGTCAAGAAGAGTGACATGGAGAAGCTTGCTAAAGCCACCGGCGCCAAGATCGTCACCAACATTCGTGACCTAACCCCGGAGGACCTTGGAGAGGCTGAACTCGTTGAGGAGAGGAAGGTTGCTGGGGAGAACATGATCTTTGTTGAGGGTTGCAAGAACCCGAAGGCCGTCACCATACTCATCAGGGGCGGCACCGAGCACGTCGTCGACGAAGTCGAGAGAGCTCTGGAAGACGCACTCAAAGTCGTCAAAGACGTCATGGAGGACGGCGCAGTCCTTCCGGCGGGTGGTGCTCCGGAGATTGAGCTCGCCATCAGGCTTGACGAGTATGCAAAGGAGGTTGGCGGCAAGGAGGCGCTTGCTATTGAGAACTTCGCCGAAGCATTGAAGATAATCCCCAGGACCCTCGCAGAGAACGCCGGCCTTGACACCGTTGACGTCCTCGTGAAGGTCATCAGTGAACACAAGAACAAGGGCAGGGGCATCGGCATCGACGTCTTCGCAGGCGAGCCGGCTGATATGATGGAGCGCGGTGTTATAGCACCAGTCAGGGTCACCAAGCAGGCCATCAAGAGCGCCAGCGAGGCCGCAATAATGATCCTCAGAATCGACGACGTCATCGCCGCGAAGGCGAGCAAGTCAGAAGGCGGTCAGGGCGGGGAAATGCCCGCTGGTATGGGTGGCATGGGGGGAATGCCTGGAATGGGCATGTGA
- a CDS encoding Kae1-associated kinase Bud32 has protein sequence MELIKQGAEARIYKAEFGELYFPWDDEKVIVKDRIPKRYRIEEIDRKLRKERTVREARILHRAKEAGVNCPYVYEVDTLNMRIVMEFINGKRMKELLEEVPMDERLSLCREIGRQIGRLHEAGLMHGDLTTSNMILRGEKVYLIDFGLADFDPTLEAQGVDLHLLRRAMESTHYTWFERGFKAVLEGYAEVRGEEARREIEAKIDEIESRGRYRERSWVG, from the coding sequence ATGGAACTGATAAAACAGGGTGCTGAGGCGAGGATATACAAAGCGGAGTTCGGGGAGCTGTATTTCCCGTGGGATGACGAAAAGGTCATCGTAAAGGATCGCATTCCAAAGCGCTACCGCATAGAGGAGATCGACAGGAAGCTCAGAAAGGAGCGGACGGTTAGGGAGGCGAGGATACTCCACAGAGCAAAGGAAGCTGGGGTGAACTGTCCGTACGTTTATGAAGTCGATACACTGAACATGAGAATCGTCATGGAGTTCATCAATGGGAAGAGGATGAAGGAGCTCCTTGAGGAGGTTCCGATGGACGAGCGTCTCTCCCTCTGCAGGGAGATCGGCCGTCAGATCGGCAGACTGCACGAAGCTGGACTAATGCACGGCGATTTGACAACGAGCAATATGATACTCCGCGGGGAAAAGGTTTACCTTATAGACTTCGGTTTGGCGGACTTTGACCCCACCCTGGAGGCCCAGGGCGTCGATCTGCATCTCCTAAGGCGGGCCATGGAGAGCACGCACTACACGTGGTTTGAGAGAGGCTTTAAGGCGGTTCTGGAGGGCTACGCCGAGGTTCGCGGCGAGGAGGCCCGGAGAGAAATAGAGGCAAAAATCGATGAGATAGAAAGCCGCGGTAGGTACCGGGAGAGGAGCTGGGTGGGGTAA
- a CDS encoding AAA family ATPase, protein MLQLAIETEKSTYFSVDSTLIKPFPLYEVVKAFSSLGYRNVFIDEIHRKPDWEEDVKTLYDEHEVRISFSGLFTIDICIPGRIYPTGSY, encoded by the coding sequence ATGCTCCAGCTTGCCATAGAAACGGAGAAGAGTACATATTTCTCTGTGGATTCCACGCTTATAAAGCCTTTCCCCCTCTACGAGGTTGTCAAGGCTTTCTCCAGCCTCGGATACAGGAACGTCTTCATAGACGAAATCCATAGAAAACCCGACTGGGAGGAAGACGTAAAAACTCTGTACGACGAACATGAGGTTAGAATATCCTTTTCCGGTTTATTTACCATTGATATCTGCATTCCGGGCCGGATCTATCCCACAGGGTCGTACTGA
- a CDS encoding endonuclease MutS2: MALKLNPEAKAVYRSIREEIKRRLVLPGSLHILDEFEPTPEVEEILRRQAYFRENLSNLRPELKGEIANVKPIKFRRDYLHDRILIVDDDELERAKNLGLCEVSTNLEDVEGYSLVLSTVGYGIDVELTPSQIVPELYIMPLWENQETLGALARIGELRGEGSVASEILRELSEIKEMMERRKLLDGLEELIAEKERGLNERIAEKLEKFSLTLSGKELLDFLGELRAGNYGAIFRHFGDVENEILELINEVENELSEKLGVTVELFPREELYPVTVPPEEVELLREELERELKVGIYLKSREVLDEIRPLLPRLRGELERVHELDFLLAVSEFTSGFSFPKLSDGGIAFVNGRHLFIENPQPVSHVVGDVPDGFSVSGSENVRGESVVILTGANSGGKTSLLELITQIEILAHMGFPVPAERAWIEPLDGLFFFRRKRSSYGAGTFETALRSFVRALRNSRKKRSERKLILIDEFEAITEPGAAVRIIGGLLKIAYERSFYVVIVSHLGGELGEELPFARVDGIEAKGLDDDLNLIVDRQPVFGKLGRSTPELIVESLARRKRGKEREIFERVLRAFRQE; this comes from the coding sequence ATGGCGCTCAAGCTCAACCCAGAGGCAAAGGCAGTATATCGCTCAATCAGGGAGGAGATAAAAAGGAGGTTAGTCCTGCCTGGGAGTTTGCACATTCTCGACGAGTTTGAACCTACACCTGAGGTGGAAGAGATTCTTCGCAGGCAGGCCTATTTCCGGGAAAACCTATCTAACCTCCGGCCAGAACTAAAGGGAGAGATAGCTAATGTCAAACCGATAAAGTTCCGTCGCGATTACCTCCACGACAGGATTCTAATAGTCGATGATGACGAGCTCGAAAGGGCCAAAAACCTGGGCCTCTGCGAAGTGTCCACAAACCTTGAGGATGTAGAAGGTTACTCGCTGGTGCTGAGCACCGTTGGGTATGGAATCGACGTGGAACTGACACCGTCCCAGATAGTGCCGGAACTCTATATCATGCCCCTTTGGGAGAACCAGGAGACGCTGGGAGCCTTGGCGAGGATAGGCGAATTGAGGGGAGAGGGAAGCGTAGCGTCGGAAATCCTCCGTGAGCTGAGCGAAATTAAAGAGATGATGGAAAGACGGAAGCTCCTCGACGGTCTGGAGGAGTTGATAGCCGAGAAGGAGCGCGGGCTCAACGAGAGGATAGCGGAAAAGCTCGAAAAGTTCAGCCTGACGCTAAGCGGAAAGGAGCTACTCGACTTCCTTGGGGAGCTCAGGGCAGGAAACTACGGGGCCATATTCCGGCACTTTGGTGATGTTGAGAACGAAATACTTGAGCTGATAAACGAGGTTGAAAACGAGCTGAGCGAAAAGTTGGGCGTTACAGTTGAACTGTTCCCGCGTGAGGAGCTTTATCCGGTAACCGTTCCCCCGGAGGAGGTGGAGCTGCTCCGGGAGGAGCTCGAACGTGAGCTGAAGGTTGGGATCTACCTTAAAAGCCGTGAGGTGCTTGATGAGATTAGGCCCCTGCTGCCGAGACTCAGGGGGGAGCTTGAGAGGGTCCACGAGCTCGACTTCCTTTTGGCAGTTAGTGAGTTCACCAGTGGGTTTTCTTTTCCCAAACTGTCGGATGGGGGGATAGCGTTTGTCAACGGCCGGCACCTCTTTATCGAGAACCCGCAGCCGGTCAGCCACGTCGTTGGAGATGTACCCGATGGTTTTTCAGTCTCGGGCTCGGAGAACGTCCGCGGCGAGAGCGTTGTTATCCTCACCGGTGCCAACAGTGGTGGGAAGACCAGTCTCCTGGAGCTGATAACACAGATAGAAATTCTAGCCCATATGGGTTTTCCGGTTCCGGCGGAGAGGGCGTGGATCGAGCCCCTTGACGGGCTGTTCTTCTTCAGGCGGAAGAGGAGCAGCTATGGGGCCGGTACCTTTGAAACTGCCCTGCGTTCCTTCGTAAGGGCCCTGCGGAACTCAAGGAAAAAGCGCTCCGAGAGAAAGCTTATCCTGATAGATGAATTTGAGGCGATAACGGAGCCCGGTGCTGCGGTGAGGATAATCGGGGGGCTCCTCAAGATAGCATATGAGCGTAGCTTCTACGTTGTTATAGTCTCCCATCTAGGCGGGGAACTGGGGGAGGAGCTTCCATTCGCGAGGGTCGATGGGATAGAGGCGAAGGGCCTTGATGATGACCTTAACCTTATCGTTGACAGGCAGCCTGTCTTTGGAAAACTCGGGCGTAGCACCCCCGAGCTAATAGTGGAGAGCCTCGCGAGGAGGAAGCGCGGGAAGGAGAGGGAGATATTTGAGAGGGTTCTGAGGGCGTTCAGGCAGGAGTGA
- the moaC gene encoding cyclic pyranopterin monophosphate synthase MoaC, translating to MKELTHVDEKGVKMVEVGHKDMVFRRAVAKGRIRLKPETIELIKAGKTKKGNVIATAQIAGILAVKKTPELIPLCHPIPLTGVDITFDFGEDYIEATCEIRAYYKTGVEMEALTGVTVALLTIWDMVKAVEKDENGQYPLTRIEDVHVVEKIKQK from the coding sequence ATGAAGGAACTCACACACGTCGATGAGAAGGGCGTCAAGATGGTCGAGGTCGGGCACAAAGACATGGTTTTCAGGAGGGCGGTAGCCAAAGGCAGGATCAGGCTGAAACCGGAAACAATTGAGCTTATCAAAGCTGGAAAGACGAAGAAGGGCAACGTAATAGCGACCGCCCAGATCGCAGGAATACTGGCCGTCAAGAAAACCCCGGAACTCATACCACTCTGCCACCCGATACCTCTCACGGGCGTTGACATAACCTTCGACTTCGGTGAGGACTACATCGAGGCGACCTGTGAGATCCGCGCATACTACAAGACGGGGGTTGAGATGGAGGCCCTAACGGGTGTAACCGTTGCCCTGCTGACGATATGGGACATGGTCAAGGCCGTTGAAAAGGACGAGAACGGCCAGTACCCACTGACGAGGATTGAAGACGTTCACGTCGTGGAAAAGATTAAACAGAAATGA
- a CDS encoding intein-containing RctB family protein: MVPLKRIDRIRWEIPKYDKRMRVPGRVYADDVLIEKMRSDRTLEQAANVAMLPGIYKYSIVMPDGHQGYGFPIGGVAAFDAKEGIISPGGVGYDINCLAPGSKVLTEHGYWVKVEEMPEKFKLQGLRVYNIDEGHNDFSRVSFVAEREVEPGELAVRITTESGKVIEGSKDHPVLTPEGYVYLRNVREGDMVIVYPFEGVEFEERKGVLLDEKDFDGLDKQVIMFLREKGLLPLRWEDPKIGTLARILGFALGDGHLGEMDGRLYLSFYGREETLRELKKDLEMLGINANLYVRKRDYSIETVSGSYSGKSISAELRITSRSFAFLMEKLGMPRGRKAEKPYTIPEWIKEAPLWIKRNFLAGLFAADGSIVEFKGVTPLPINLTQSKVEELEESLRKFMGDVAKLLAEFGVRTTVYPVKSKKGITYRLALVGEESVRNFLGRVNYEYDLEKKAKGLIAYAYLLLKGHARAGRRKAAETARKVYAETGRIELAYLRVKDTVNRRFVERAIYEGKKEPRVPKDFPAFEEFAEDRGYEGGFVAEKVVKVERVRPDYEKFYDIGVYHRTHNFIANGVVVHNCGVRLIRTNLTEKEVRPKIKELVDTLFKNVPSGLSSKGRVRLHWSQLDDVLADGAKWAVDNGYGWKEDLEHLEEGGRMEGADPEAVSQKAKQRGAPQLGSLGSGNHFLEVQVVDKIFDEKIAKAYGLFEGQVVVMEHTGSRGLGHQVASDYLRIMEKAARRYRVPWPDRELVSVPFQSEEGQRYFSAMKAAANFAWANRQMIVHWIRESFEEVFKRKAEDMEMNIVYDVAHNIAKLEEHEVDGRRVKVVVHRKGATRAFPPGYPDVPRAYRDVGQPVLIPGSMGTASYVLAGTEGSMREAFGSTCHGAGRLMSRKAATRQYRGDRLRNDLMRRGIYIRAASLRVVAEEAPGAYKSVDNVVNVVHRAGIANLVARMRPMGVAKG, from the coding sequence ATGGTTCCGCTGAAGAGAATTGACAGGATAAGGTGGGAGATCCCGAAGTATGACAAACGAATGCGCGTTCCGGGAAGGGTTTATGCGGATGATGTTCTGATAGAGAAGATGCGCTCGGATAGGACGCTTGAGCAGGCGGCAAACGTTGCCATGCTCCCGGGAATATATAAGTACTCGATAGTCATGCCGGATGGCCATCAGGGCTATGGCTTCCCAATTGGCGGTGTTGCAGCGTTTGATGCCAAAGAGGGAATAATAAGCCCCGGAGGAGTGGGCTACGATATCAACTGCCTTGCTCCGGGCTCGAAAGTTTTAACCGAGCATGGCTACTGGGTTAAGGTTGAAGAAATGCCGGAGAAGTTCAAACTTCAGGGGTTGAGGGTTTACAACATCGATGAGGGCCACAACGATTTTTCAAGAGTGTCCTTCGTGGCAGAGAGGGAAGTCGAGCCCGGAGAGCTCGCCGTCAGGATAACCACAGAGTCCGGAAAAGTTATCGAGGGCAGTAAGGACCATCCTGTTTTGACACCAGAGGGCTACGTTTACCTTAGGAACGTCAGAGAGGGGGACATGGTCATCGTCTATCCGTTCGAGGGCGTGGAGTTCGAGGAGAGAAAGGGCGTTCTCCTTGATGAAAAGGACTTTGACGGTTTAGATAAACAGGTGATAATGTTCCTGAGGGAGAAAGGTCTTCTACCGCTTCGCTGGGAGGATCCAAAGATAGGAACCCTCGCGAGAATCCTTGGCTTTGCCCTTGGCGACGGTCACCTCGGTGAGATGGATGGGAGGCTTTACCTAAGCTTCTATGGAAGGGAGGAAACCCTGAGGGAGCTCAAAAAAGACCTTGAAATGCTTGGGATCAATGCGAACCTATACGTCAGGAAGAGGGATTACAGCATCGAAACGGTGAGTGGTTCATACAGCGGTAAAAGCATCTCCGCCGAGCTAAGGATAACTTCTAGGAGCTTTGCCTTCCTCATGGAGAAGCTCGGCATGCCGAGGGGCAGGAAGGCCGAGAAGCCTTATACCATTCCGGAGTGGATTAAGGAAGCCCCACTCTGGATAAAGAGGAACTTCCTGGCGGGACTGTTCGCGGCTGACGGCAGTATAGTTGAGTTCAAAGGCGTTACTCCGTTGCCCATAAACCTTACCCAGTCAAAGGTCGAAGAGCTTGAGGAAAGCCTTAGGAAGTTCATGGGAGATGTAGCAAAGCTTCTTGCCGAGTTCGGCGTTAGAACAACAGTATACCCAGTTAAGTCAAAGAAGGGCATCACATACAGGCTCGCCCTCGTTGGTGAGGAGAGCGTTAGAAACTTCCTCGGAAGGGTAAACTACGAGTATGACCTTGAAAAGAAGGCAAAAGGTCTGATCGCCTACGCATACCTCCTCTTAAAGGGGCACGCCAGGGCCGGGAGGAGGAAAGCCGCTGAAACCGCGAGAAAAGTTTATGCAGAGACCGGAAGAATTGAGCTTGCTTATCTCAGGGTCAAAGACACCGTGAACAGACGCTTCGTCGAGAGGGCAATCTACGAAGGCAAAAAGGAACCACGCGTCCCGAAGGACTTTCCAGCGTTCGAAGAGTTTGCAGAGGATAGGGGCTACGAAGGTGGCTTCGTGGCGGAGAAGGTCGTCAAGGTCGAGAGAGTCAGGCCGGACTATGAGAAATTCTACGACATCGGTGTCTATCACAGGACCCACAACTTCATAGCCAATGGCGTAGTTGTCCACAACTGCGGCGTCAGGCTAATCCGAACCAACCTGACCGAGAAAGAGGTAAGACCGAAGATAAAGGAGCTCGTCGATACGCTCTTCAAAAACGTTCCAAGTGGCCTCAGCAGCAAAGGCCGCGTGAGGCTCCACTGGAGCCAGCTCGATGACGTCTTGGCCGATGGAGCCAAGTGGGCAGTTGATAACGGCTACGGCTGGAAGGAGGATCTTGAGCACCTTGAGGAAGGAGGCAGAATGGAGGGAGCAGATCCAGAGGCCGTCAGCCAGAAGGCGAAGCAGAGAGGCGCTCCGCAGCTCGGTTCCCTCGGCTCCGGAAACCACTTCTTAGAGGTTCAGGTGGTTGATAAAATCTTCGACGAGAAGATAGCTAAAGCTTACGGCCTCTTCGAGGGACAGGTCGTTGTGATGGAGCACACCGGAAGCAGGGGATTGGGCCATCAGGTTGCGAGCGATTACCTGAGGATAATGGAGAAGGCTGCAAGGAGATACCGCGTCCCCTGGCCGGACCGTGAGCTTGTGAGCGTTCCGTTCCAGAGCGAAGAGGGGCAGAGGTATTTCAGCGCGATGAAAGCGGCGGCAAACTTCGCCTGGGCAAACAGGCAGATGATAGTCCACTGGATCAGGGAGAGCTTTGAAGAGGTCTTTAAGAGAAAAGCGGAGGACATGGAGATGAACATCGTTTACGATGTCGCCCACAACATAGCCAAGCTTGAGGAGCACGAGGTTGATGGACGGAGGGTTAAGGTGGTCGTCCACAGGAAGGGAGCGACGAGGGCTTTTCCGCCGGGATATCCGGACGTTCCCAGAGCGTATCGCGACGTCGGCCAGCCCGTCCTGATTCCGGGCTCAATGGGGACCGCGAGCTATGTTCTGGCCGGTACGGAGGGATCAATGAGAGAGGCCTTCGGCTCAACGTGCCACGGTGCGGGAAGGCTGATGAGCAGAAAAGCCGCAACGAGGCAGTACCGCGGCGACAGACTGAGAAACGACCTCATGAGGAGGGGCATCTACATCCGTGCGGCTTCTCTCAGGGTCGTTGCCGAAGAGGCTCCCGGTGCATACAAGAGCGTCGACAACGTCGTCAACGTCGTCCACCGGGCGGGCATAGCTAACCTCGTGGCAAGGATGAGGCCGATGGGCGTTGCCAAGGGCTGA
- a CDS encoding M48 family metallopeptidase — MHWLLTFIIISALTVVVPPLVMKLYTKRILGSDIPDDEKMYKGVRGITFCTLLAVGVYFPPVIGLGIIGKVMEPLAEHISSPFFGALIFMGILIAPLLISIALTILAASKIEIREKGLSIRTLEIVKGILKAFAFILLPGIIWLAIYTALPDRVRNSTPASFGIFVVYIIAFFALSPYLTRFFSKPKPMPEPMRSELLKFCEGLGFRVKDIRVTGKKEYRIANAGVTGILPFARYIFVTEYMLETFKPEEIKAVIAHEIGHIKGKHLWINLLVAIGWFGFWMGVVFALIKLGVDILSPAVFFGAFGVAYVIYFVIIQGRISLRNEFKADEFAAEVVGKKTVIRTLEKLAEVNLTPKRTGKWFNLLNYHPSIEERVRHLREIEWPA; from the coding sequence ATGCACTGGCTCCTCACCTTCATCATAATTTCCGCGTTAACCGTCGTTGTGCCGCCGCTGGTTATGAAACTTTACACAAAAAGAATTTTGGGGAGCGACATTCCAGACGACGAAAAGATGTACAAGGGAGTTAGGGGAATAACGTTCTGCACCCTTCTCGCGGTTGGAGTTTATTTTCCACCCGTCATCGGGTTGGGAATCATTGGAAAGGTTATGGAACCCCTCGCCGAGCACATCTCCAGCCCGTTTTTTGGTGCCCTGATTTTTATGGGAATTCTTATTGCTCCCCTGCTGATTTCAATTGCACTCACAATACTCGCTGCCTCAAAAATTGAAATCAGAGAGAAAGGATTGAGCATCAGAACCCTGGAAATAGTCAAGGGAATCCTCAAAGCCTTCGCCTTTATTCTTCTTCCGGGAATCATATGGCTCGCCATCTATACGGCCCTTCCTGATAGGGTTAGGAACAGCACCCCCGCGAGCTTTGGCATCTTCGTGGTTTATATCATTGCCTTCTTCGCGCTTTCGCCCTATCTCACGAGGTTCTTCAGCAAACCGAAACCGATGCCCGAGCCCATGAGGAGCGAACTTCTGAAGTTCTGCGAAGGCCTTGGCTTCAGAGTGAAGGACATAAGGGTGACCGGAAAGAAAGAGTACAGGATAGCAAACGCCGGGGTCACTGGGATACTTCCCTTCGCGAGGTACATCTTCGTTACGGAATACATGCTCGAAACCTTTAAGCCGGAGGAGATCAAGGCAGTGATAGCCCACGAGATAGGCCATATTAAGGGGAAACACCTTTGGATAAACCTTCTCGTTGCAATTGGCTGGTTTGGTTTCTGGATGGGCGTAGTTTTTGCCCTGATAAAGCTCGGCGTGGATATTCTATCCCCTGCGGTGTTCTTCGGAGCCTTTGGTGTCGCATACGTCATTTACTTTGTAATCATTCAGGGAAGAATCTCGCTGAGAAACGAGTTTAAGGCGGATGAGTTCGCGGCAGAGGTCGTTGGAAAGAAAACCGTCATAAGAACCCTCGAAAAGCTTGCCGAGGTAAACCTGACTCCAAAGAGAACAGGAAAGTGGTTCAATCTGCTCAACTACCACCCATCAATAGAGGAAAGGGTAAGACATCTCAGGGAGATTGAATGGCCAGCTTAA